Genomic DNA from Deinococcus aquiradiocola:
GCGGCGCACCTCGGCCACCAGTTCACCCTCTGCCCCCTGCGACTCCAGCCACGCCCCGAACCGTTCGGCGCTCCTGGCCTCGCTGTCCGTCCCGCGCGCGTCGTAGATCAGGTCATGGCCCCATACGGCCAGCCCCAGCGTGTCCGTCAGGACGCCCCGCTCCGCCAGGGCGTCCAGCATCGCCTGAACGTGCGCCGCCGTGTGGTATGCCCGTCCCGCCTCCGCGTAGAACGGCAGGCAGAAGGCCGGAGCGAGCCGCAGCAGCCGCCCGGCGTCCTGCCCGGTCATCCCGGCCGCCCCGCTCATCCCAACCGCCCGCCAAGCAGCGCCCAGACGCCGTCCTCGTCCGCCTCCACCGCCAGCCGCACGTTCGCCGCGCCGTCCGCGCGGACCGTCATGCCGCTGCCTTCCGTGTCGTCCGCCACGACCTGCAGGTGCGCGTCCTCCAGCCGGAACAGGTCCGGGCGGACCGCGTACGCCACCGTGCACGGATCGTGCAGCGCCCCCACCCGCTGATCCCGCCGCTCGATCAGGTCGAGGTACCCGTTCAGCATGTCGGCACTCAGGCGCGCGGCGGGCGTCCCGGCTGCCGCCAGGGTCGCCGTGCGCTCCCGCGTGACGCGCACCTGCCGCGTGAGGTTCAGGCCGAACAGCACGGGCCGCGCGCCGCTCTCCAGCACCACGCGCAGCGCGTGCGGGTCTGCGAACGCGTTGAACTCCGCGTACGGCGTGACGTTCCCGAGCTTCGGCGCGCCCACGTCCACGCTGCCGCCCATGACGATCACCTCGCGCAGACCGCGCAGGAACCCGGGCCGCAGCCGTTCCGCCAGAGCGAGGTTCGTGACGGGACCGGTCGCGCAGACGCTCAGGTCCGGCCCCACCCCGTCCGCCAGGGCCAGCAGGGCGAGCGCCGCGTGCAGCGCTCCCACCGGGACGGGCGAGCGTGGCAGGTCCGAGCCGCCCAGCCCGCCCTGCCCGTGAATTTCCGGCGCGTACACCGCCGCCCGCACGAGCGGCCCGGCCGCGCCCGCATACACCGGCACGTCCGCCCGCCCCGCGAACTGCAGCAGGTCGAGGGCGTTGCGGGTGGTGCTGGCGAGCGACACGTTGCCGTGCGTGGTCGTCACGGCCCGCAGGTCCAGGTCCGGGCTGTGCAGCGCGAGCAGGAGGGCCACGGCGTCGTCCGTGCCGGGATCGCAGTCGTGGACGATGGGTCGGGGGAGGGAAGTCACGCGTCCAGTGTACGTGCCCGCCCGGCACGCGCCGCCGGGCCGGACCTGCCTGCCCGCCCGCAGGCGAGGCGTGCCACACTGCAGGCATGACCCACCCGCCCGGTGATCCCTGGAACCCGCCGCCCCTCCCAGACGACCGCCCGGCCGACCGCCCGGCCGACCACGTGGCCGGGGGCGCCCCCGTCACGTGGACCGCCCCGGCCCCCGACCCGGAAGTGCTGCGCGCGCGACTGACCCGCAGCACCTCCCTGCTCGGCCGGGGCCTGAACGTCCTCGCGGCCCTGACCATGGTGGGCGGCGCGGTCAGTGCCCTGAGCCTGACGTTCGGCGGGCGGGCCGCCCTGGCGCTCCTCCCGGCCGCCGCGCAGGACCGCGCGGGCACGGCGACCGCCCTGCTGAGCGTGGCGGGCCTCCTGACGCTCGCGCTGACCGGCGTGTACGCCAGCGTGATCCGCTGGGCGCGTGAACTGCTCACGCGTCTCGGGGAATGGGTGCACGCACCGGACGCACAGCCACCGGACGCACAGACGCCCGCCCCGGACGCCCCGCGCATGGAACGCCTGCGGCGCACCCTGGCAGGCTGGCTGGTGTTCAGCCAGTGGGGAAACGCGCTCGGCGTCCTGCTGAGCCCACTCCTCATCCCCTTCACCACGCGCCTCACCGAACGGCTGCTGGACGCCTCGGACCCGGCCCTCACGGACGGCCTGGTGACCGGGCCGGGCCTCATCGCGTACCAGACGGTGAGCGGCGTCGTGTCCGGCATCCCGGTCGCCGTCATCACCTGGCTGATCCTGGGCACCGTGCTGCGCTTCATGAACGTCGCCGTGCAGCGCGCACGAGGCATGCAGGGACCGCCACTCGCGCGCACCGCGCAGCTCGCCGGGCAGTGGTTCCTGCTGAGCATGATCCTGCTCGGCTTCCTCGCCCTGAACCTGCTGATCGTGCTGGCCCTCGTGCTCTTCCTGACGATCGCCCTGAACAGCGGCGCCATGAGCGACTCGCTCTCCTTCCTCACCCCGCAGGTGAGGGCCGCGCTCGTCTGGCTGCCCGGCGTGCTGCTCGGCCTGTGCCTGTACGGCCTCGGCGTGTACCTCCTGCTGTTCCTGCTGCTGATGTGGTCCCGCACGTACGCCAGCAGCCTCGCCGCCCTGCTCGACGCGCGCCCCGTCCCGGCCCCCCAGGCGGAGAGCGACCGGCCCGCAACTCTGAACGGCCCTTAAGCCGACCCGAGCCCGCCCGCCGCCGAACGGGCGTACGCTGCGTCATGACCGCAACAGACAGGAGCGAGCACGATCCAGGCGAACCGTCCAGCATCGTCATCTCCGGCCTGGACGGCCCCGAATACGCGGACGGCGAGGCCAACATCAGCCCCACCGACGAGGCCGTGCAGCGTCTCCAGTCGCAACGCGAACGCGGCGAACCCGAAGACGAGGACGGCTGACACAGGCTCACCCTGAAGCGGGCGTTTTCCGGAAACCGCACGGACCACGCACCCCACCAGCCCCACAGAGAAGCGCCCCGGGATCATGTCTTCCCGGGGCGCGGTCTCGTTCAGGCGAGGGCCGTCACTTCCCGAGCGTCTTCAGTTCCGCACGCGCCGCATCGTCCCCGTTCGCGGCCGCCTTCCTGAACCACTCGGCGGCCACCTTCAGGTCCTTCTTCACGCCCGTCCCCGACCGGAACATCCGGCCCAGCTGCGTCTGCGCCGGACCGTACTCCTGCGCCGCCGCCTTCTGGAACAGCGTCAGGGCCGCCTTCGGGTCCTTCTTCACGCCGCGCCCCTGCAGGTACAGCACGCCCAGGTGCGTCCGGGCCGCCGCGCTCCCTGCGTCCGCCGCCTTGCGGTACCAGGACGCGGCGACCGCGTCGTCACGCTTCACGCCCTCGCCGTGCTCGTACATGTACCCCACATTGTCCTGCCCGGTCGGGCTGCCCGCGTCCGCCGCGCGGCGGTACAGTGCCAGCGCCTGCGCGTAATCGCGTTTCACGCCCTGCCCCGCCTCGTACAGGTCGCCCAGGTGGTTCATGGCGGACGTGTTCCCCTGATCCGCCGCCCGGCGGTACCAGTCGGCAGCGGCGCGCGTGTCGGCCTTCACGCCGTACCCGCCCTCATACACGTACCCCACGGCGTTCTGCGCGCGGGCGTTGCCCTGGTCTGCCGCCAGCCGGAACCACTTCAGGGCCTCGGCGTTGTCCTCGCGGACGCCGTCACCGTAGAAGTACAGGTAACCGAGCGCCACCTGCGCGCGCGCGTTCCCCTGATCGGCCGCCTTGCGGTACCACGTCGCGGCACGTGCGGCGTCCGCCTTCACGCCCTCGCCGTTCTCGTACACGAGGCCCAGGTCGTACTGCGCGGCCGCGTACCCCTGATCCGCCGCCTGCTGGTACCACAGGAGCGCCTGCGCCTCGTCCTTCCGGACGCCCAGCCCCTCCGAGTACATCTGCCCCAGCCGGTCCTGGCCGCGCGCGCTGCCCTGGTCCGCTGCCCGGCGGTACCACTGCAGGGCCTGCACGTTGTCCTGCTTCACGCCCGTCCCTTCACGGTACGCGTCCCCCAGGTACGACTGCGCCGTCGCGTTCCCCTGCTCTGCCGCCGCACGGTACAGGCCCGCCGCGCGCGAGTCGCTCTGCGTCACGCCGCGCCCCAGCTCGTATATCAGGCCCAAGCTCAGCTGCCCTGCCGCGTCTCCCTGGTCGGCCGCCTTCTGGTACCACGCGGCCGCCTGCACGTCGTCCGCCTTCACGCCGCCCTGCCCGGCCCGGTAGAAGTCGCCCACGTATACCTGCCCGCGCGCGCTGCCCTGATCGGCCGCCCGGCGGTACCACTGCAGGGCCGCCACGTCGTCCCGGCCGACGCCGCGCCCCGTCTCGTACATGACGCCCAGACTCACCTGCGCGCGCGCGTCCCCCTGATCCGCCGCCTGCCGGTACAGTGACACGGCCCGCCCCTCGTCCTTCGGGACGCCCAGGCCCGCCTCGTACAGGTACCCGAGGCTCACCTGCCCGCTCGCGTCGCCCTGCGCGGCGGCCCGGCCGTACAGGTCCGCCGCGCGCGCCGGGTCGGCCTTCACGCCCAGGCCCGCCTCGTACAGGTAGCCCAGGCTCACCTGCCCGTACGCGCTCCCCGCGTCCGCCGCCTGCAGGTACAGTTCACGCGCCCGCACCACGTCCTTCTTCACGCCGTACCCGTACTCGTACAGCAGGCCCAGGTCCACCTGCGCCGTCGCGTACCCCTGCGTGGCCGCCTGCCCGTACAGTGCCGCCGCGCGCGAAGGGTCGGCCTTCACGCCGAACCCGTTCTCGTACATGTACCCCAGGAAATCCTGCCCGTACGCCGAGCCGCCCTCCGCGGCCGCCTGCATCAGCTGCACGCCGCGCGGCACGTCCACCGCCACGCCCAGCCCGTACACGTACAGGCGACCCAGGCAGTAACTCGCGTCCGCGTTCCCCTGCGCCTGCGCCTTCCCGCACCACGACAACGCCAGCGCCGCGTCCTGCGCCATGCCCTCCCCGAACATCGCCATGCGACCCAGGTAGAACTGCGCGACCGGCTCGCCCATCTCCGCGCGCGGCGTGAAGATCGCCAGCGCTCCCACGAAATCCCCGCGCAGGTACGCGGCCACGCCACTGTCCGCAGACGACAGCCCGGACGCGGGCGCCCCCGACACAGGCGCAGGTGCAGGTGCAGACACGGGCAGAACGGACGGCAGGGCGGGCGAACCCTGCAGGGCAGACCCCTGCCCGGCCAGCAACACGGTCACGACGACGGCGGAACGGAATGAATTCATGTATGACTCCTGCAGGGTCCGGCCGGTATGGCCGGACCCGGAACTGATTTCCGACCAAGTATGCCCGCCCCACCCGCACCGCAGGCGCTCACCTGCGCCCGCAACCGCTCAGGCGCCCGCACCGCTCAGGACCGCAGTGCGGCCCGCACCTGTGCGATGCGCTCCTGCACGCTGCCGTGCAGCACGGTGAACGGCACGCGGCGCGTGGCGAGGTCCTGCCGGATGAAGGCCTGCTGCACGGCGCGCACCTCGGTGTTCGCGCGCCACCCGTCCTGCTCGTGCGGGAGGTCCGTACCGCACACGAAGGCGTGCGCGTACCGCATCCTGCACTCGTCCGCCAGCGCGTGCAGTTCCGGGCGGGCCGTGCCGGTCAGCAGGTGCGACCACATCAGGGTCGTGGCGGCGTCCGTGTCGCTGAACACCCACTCGCGCACGCCCGGCGACACGATCGCCTCGTCCTCCAGCGCCCGGTGCCCCCGCGCGATCTCCAGGAAGTGCTCGGGCGTCAGCGCGCCGCGCTCGCGCTCGTACACGTCCCGCCCGTACTCCCGCACCCACGCGGTCCCGAAGTCCTCGCCCAGCGCCCGCGTCAGGGTGCTCTTGCCGGTGCTCTCCGCACCCAGGATCACCACGCGCCGAACGAACTGCGCGTACACCACGGGATCCAGAAACGCCCGCAGGCCGTGCACGTCCGCCCGCAATGCCGTGCCACTGACCGGCACGGCCTCCCGCGCCCGGTCCACGCACACGTGCGCCGCGCCCAGCGACGCCGCGAACGCCTCCCCGTACCCCTCGGACGTGAACACCGCGTCCGGACGCACGCTCCAGCCGTCCAGCACGCCGCGCACGTACGCGCGGTGCACGGCGTCCGGCTCGTCGTTCAGTGGCGGATTCGGGGCGTCCGGCAGCAGGTCCAGGCCCGGAAACAGCCGCGCCGGGTACAGCGCCCGAATCCAGCCGCGCCGCAGCGGACCGGGCATCTCCGGGAAGTCCGGGCGGGAGTAAACCCACACGCTCACACGCTCACACTGCTCAAGCGCCGCGTCCAGCAGCAGCATGTGCCCCCGGTGCAGCGGCGCGAACTTTCCCACGATCAGGCCGTGCCGGAACCGCCCCCTGTGAACGTCAGGCAAACGCGACCTCCCGCCGCTCGTCCCGCCGCCACTCGCGCCAGCCGACCACGCTCATGGCCGCCAGCACGAACTGCAGCCCGAACAGCACCCAGTACCCCGCATGCCAGAAGTACGCCGCCTGCACCGCATTCACCGCGATCCACACCGGCCACGACCACGTCCAGCGGCGCGTCGTCCCGAAATTCGCGACCAGCGACAACGTCACCGCCACGAACTGCACCCAGTTCCACCCCGCGCCGAAGTCCGTGACCGCCACCGTGTACGCGAAGATCGCGAGGCTCGCCACCCACGTCACCCCGTACCACGGCCCCTCACGGAACGGCACACCCCGCTCCGCCCGCTGCCGCTCCAGATGCCACAGGTACAGGCCATGCACCCCGAACAGCAGGTACGTCACCTGCAACCCCGCCAGCATCCACTGCCCGCCCGCCACGAACAGCAGGAAATAAGGCAGCAGCGACAGGTTGCTCCAGTGCCAGTACACGCTGGACTTCGCCCACAAAAAGTACAGACTCACCAGCACGCACACGCCGCCCGACAGGTCCAGCACCAGCGGCGGGATACTCAGGCCGAACACGTTCACGGTCCCTCCCGCAGCGCCGCGCGCAACTCCACCAGCAGCTCACCCAGGCGGTTGCGGCCCGAACCGTCCCCGCCGTCCGCCCAGTACGCGTCGTTCCGCGTGTGCTCCACGATCACCGCGT
This window encodes:
- a CDS encoding AAA family ATPase, whose protein sequence is MPDVHRGRFRHGLIVGKFAPLHRGHMLLLDAALEQCERVSVWVYSRPDFPEMPGPLRRGWIRALYPARLFPGLDLLPDAPNPPLNDEPDAVHRAYVRGVLDGWSVRPDAVFTSEGYGEAFAASLGAAHVCVDRAREAVPVSGTALRADVHGLRAFLDPVVYAQFVRRVVILGAESTGKSTLTRALGEDFGTAWVREYGRDVYERERGALTPEHFLEIARGHRALEDEAIVSPGVREWVFSDTDAATTLMWSHLLTGTARPELHALADECRMRYAHAFVCGTDLPHEQDGWRANTEVRAVQQAFIRQDLATRRVPFTVLHGSVQERIAQVRAALRS
- a CDS encoding nicotinamide mononucleotide transporter family protein, with the translated sequence MNVFGLSIPPLVLDLSGGVCVLVSLYFLWAKSSVYWHWSNLSLLPYFLLFVAGGQWMLAGLQVTYLLFGVHGLYLWHLERQRAERGVPFREGPWYGVTWVASLAIFAYTVAVTDFGAGWNWVQFVAVTLSLVANFGTTRRWTWSWPVWIAVNAVQAAYFWHAGYWVLFGLQFVLAAMSVVGWREWRRDERREVAFA
- a CDS encoding nucleoside hydrolase, with product MTSLPRPIVHDCDPGTDDAVALLLALHSPDLDLRAVTTTHGNVSLASTTRNALDLLQFAGRADVPVYAGAAGPLVRAAVYAPEIHGQGGLGGSDLPRSPVPVGALHAALALLALADGVGPDLSVCATGPVTNLALAERLRPGFLRGLREVIVMGGSVDVGAPKLGNVTPYAEFNAFADPHALRVVLESGARPVLFGLNLTRQVRVTRERTATLAAAGTPAARLSADMLNGYLDLIERRDQRVGALHDPCTVAYAVRPDLFRLEDAHLQVVADDTEGSGMTVRADGAANVRLAVEADEDGVWALLGGRLG
- a CDS encoding tetratricopeptide repeat protein, whose protein sequence is MNSFRSAVVVTVLLAGQGSALQGSPALPSVLPVSAPAPAPVSGAPASGLSSADSGVAAYLRGDFVGALAIFTPRAEMGEPVAQFYLGRMAMFGEGMAQDAALALSWCGKAQAQGNADASYCLGRLYVYGLGVAVDVPRGVQLMQAAAEGGSAYGQDFLGYMYENGFGVKADPSRAAALYGQAATQGYATAQVDLGLLYEYGYGVKKDVVRARELYLQAADAGSAYGQVSLGYLYEAGLGVKADPARAADLYGRAAAQGDASGQVSLGYLYEAGLGVPKDEGRAVSLYRQAADQGDARAQVSLGVMYETGRGVGRDDVAALQWYRRAADQGSARGQVYVGDFYRAGQGGVKADDVQAAAWYQKAADQGDAAGQLSLGLIYELGRGVTQSDSRAAGLYRAAAEQGNATAQSYLGDAYREGTGVKQDNVQALQWYRRAADQGSARGQDRLGQMYSEGLGVRKDEAQALLWYQQAADQGYAAAQYDLGLVYENGEGVKADAARAATWYRKAADQGNARAQVALGYLYFYGDGVREDNAEALKWFRLAADQGNARAQNAVGYVYEGGYGVKADTRAAADWYRRAADQGNTSAMNHLGDLYEAGQGVKRDYAQALALYRRAADAGSPTGQDNVGYMYEHGEGVKRDDAVAASWYRKAADAGSAAARTHLGVLYLQGRGVKKDPKAALTLFQKAAAQEYGPAQTQLGRMFRSGTGVKKDLKVAAEWFRKAAANGDDAARAELKTLGK